In Falco rusticolus isolate bFalRus1 chromosome W, bFalRus1.pri, whole genome shotgun sequence, the genomic window ACGTATTTAACGGGCGTAATGCTACCTaataggtctaactcctgcaaTGGCAAATGATATGGTCGATTCAAATTCTCAATAACCGTtttctgccacgctgcattacACATAGAAGGCCAAACAAATTGCCCATTCGGACTCATACATGTAAcattctgattggaagtcagatccactgttttaacatttcaaaaaaccatcaaaatttgtttcattctcttgcaggggaataccaattaaacaagttctaaaggggttgtctgcttgctgcaaacttaaacaaaagtctgttacccccgtgatatttgcccatgtcacccatatgtttgttctaggcaagatgtcaaaaaatACCTTGGtcaatgggtaaaaaattcatcaagaccgTAAACCAAGACCTCCACTTAAACATGTTTAGTCCTACagtttccacctttttttttttttttttcattccaccccacaaatctgtgctttcacagattctgatgatgtatactgtctccaatcagcatggtattacactagttgtatgctttctcttgcttcatgcccggttactaatcaaacacatacactctttacaccatttacatttaggctttggcttacagaaccgttttaccccacatagcatacatCGGCACAATACCCACgggttacatcccttacaacaCAGACATTTTATTCCGTCTGCGCGCTCTGAGTCTTCCCTTctgtcttctgatcttgacatacaggtcgcacaaacttgctagggacccatataggtcctttatctgtggagatacaaaaataacctctaccgaTAAATAACACTGGATTAGGTCCTCCCCATAcacctgaagccatatttttatacagaacattcaaaccaggaactgtagttgtttggttctCTCACGCcgtttggtgatgtataacagCAGGAGGTCCCTCTCTATCCTCCGTAAGGGAGAGATAGTTTAAGGCAAAGAACACCTTAGTCAACCGTTTAGTTACGTCTATGTCCtgcgatactttctgtctctgaagataatccttcagggtacggtttgccctttcaacaactgctttcagttctaaggtttgaaggttgtcccgTGGTTCACCGGTGATCAtgtgtttctgccactgattatcagattgccaaacacacgcagccttcttcatcttttgtcCTGCACCTGTAAACACCGTTGGCCCTTCAGCTGGTCTTTTTGAGCGTAACGGTCTCGCAATCCACTGgtaatgttctaacatcttccagagaggcccttttggccggttgttgtgtacaacaTCTGTATAgcccatcaaggcttcctgtatggctgttgaatgtctcaggagccactcaTAATCATCATCCcggactggaatactgatatctgccggttcagtcccatcaatttcaacaatcccgtctcttccttttctcaccaaggccgcTACTGCTTCAGGACAACTTAAAATATgatgtctgggttgcaatggcaaaaacaaccagTCTGAAACGATCgctgtattttccccctttttcttttgccattgtagaataagggcaaaaggtgaagtggcaacattacaaaccaagAAAGATAATGGATGATTCGCCATTTGGtgaccacaccagccagtctgaatcttgGGGGACACAACTTTCAGGGCAGCCcgctgttctggtgaacaagtttgaggactgttggcttcggtgccatgcaaccaggatTGGAATGGTTGCAAATCATCATTAGTGAGTCTCTTTGTGTGTCATCAGGGTGTAAGGGAATCatgaaaaagacagaacagtctttcaagtctatcacaaCAATTTGCCAAATCTGAGGCATCATCAtaaaaggtggaagagcagGTTGCAACACTCCCATCGctaaaatctgatcattaaTCTTCCATAAATCATGTCCCAGTTATGTGCATCAAGATTATTAATCAGTACTGGACAAGCTAACGAGCTGGTCACCTGCCATTCTCCCTCTAAAATAGCATCACGAATAACACCAGACCAGTgctgtagaattggatctttgtcgcgacggagggaagacgcAGTCcctcaatatgagtgatcagcagacttcgtttattgtaccttacagtcaccttttatgccttgttataattagctcatacatattacaaaagttaagctcattattggttagttgcctaaataccaagcccgcccctagtttctcttctgtagttatctgttcccacctgcaacattcttttcccaccaaaatcttcctgttattgtgtaacaaggacagccaaagacagtgtattttgctttacttcagataagctgagagcgatgtgcatttttgtccagccagctggactatgtctatgagacccttttcagctagcaagttatccacaattcccccgtttttattttgggcgacacAGGcctggttgaccattttcaataacagcgttttaacacaggaacatacacagccaacttataaaatctcagttcagaagtataattccagaaatacttgaaaactaaagttagcttgaagctttaatttagatgctctttctgttccagtgatataaaaagtttaaaaaattcaaaggtaattttaaagttctgaacctggactaatgcaagctcaaaacccaaaaagaaaccaaactgatgtttgactaggaatatttgcaaatattttagtggaaaatccctgaccattaacaattttctgtccaaataacaactgcccttatgcaaccaaccagtccatacaatttctgaagaatacctcattgatatcaaagaattaacaaaggggaaaaattagttctaagctatatacattcataagtgtttttttcaatagttacgtacagatttacacactaagccataatgccttgtaggtgatacacacaagaagagtacgttgcttatctgtctgaatgtctatgctaaatttgacaactgtgccacaagccaagcctacatgggtgctgtgttatgcacgttccttaacaaacagaagtataataggtaaattcccaagatctagtccccaacctaattatattattttgtagccaattaaggaaaataacacaaatgtgcatatctacatgtgcacacaccttttagttcagaaccaatctgtgatataaggccttagccttatggcatcatcgaatcttaacgagtacagtaattaaaaatgcagtcttaatgtaagtgcgatttatgctgacattccctcaaatgctacacgtgagtatttttcactcaactgcctcaagttaaaatagtagtatttgttaatatgtattaaaaatcattaattctctacaatagcagttgacttccataacactatgtaagcaaaagaggcttaagatgggttttctgaatactaacaatttattttagactgtctaaactcaggtcttgaaagatttcactctgccagacatagaaacactgttgcactccagttgtgatatcccttttcccaagttgtcacatgcacatctcgctcaagcaacattattgttaaagtttctctctgctacataaaagcatattgcacttgtagatataaaagacagcacccttacttagattattaccttattacctcataactcttagtataccttctatctctgatttcatcacttcaaaaattcaccagaagcagataaaaccacagcatcagactaaactacaccttaactgctgattcaaataaaggcattctcttcagatatgcctaatgcttacaaataattttggctggttttgatcaagaaactattattacaataatgatcaaaaataataatcccgtttgcaaaatgcctttaagccagcctcctagtcccaaccaatttccacattcagaatacagcataaatacagaatacagaataaattatctccatcaaggcaaaaaggcttctctttaagcacagagatgtttgccagttcaaggcagaaacccatttcttgtaggtgacatctgaagcacttctttttttttttttttttttttgtgggtttgtaatcaattccgtatttttccttgaggagcttaagctgttcctcttgtttcaggagtgtttccaactctgatttgtcgaataggtccgtatttcccaaagatatcatacatttcctccgctgtgattttatacggcaggttccgaatataaaggatccgattgacctctgggggcagccagatgtcagctcgcttggccgcttgcatcgccatggcgccgatcaGAGcggggggggtgaggggtggggtgccgccttggagagaaaccgcggccgggaaggggcctgccgggctgcgccgccgctcgccgctgccgcgggggtcccggatgctatcccatacgctaataacccgagtaattcctttttacaatctatgccCCGAatgctccgcttttctaaaaagcatatgagcgaatcgtacgtcgcttgtctctccataccttcgtcagcgctgttgcagcctttgcgagacttcggcgacgcgtggccggcgggaccctctgtaggtgctcccgggcgcggggactgtgcccttccgcctcctgcgctgctttcaggaccggtacccgaatctccgtcgaaccgtggctcgcaggttcagccctctctagggtccctgttcgggcgccatttgtcgcgacggagggaagacacagtccctcaatatgagtgatcagcagacttcgtttattgtctcttacagtcaccttttatgccttgttataattagctcatacatattacaaaagttaagctcattattggttagttgcctaaataccaagcccgcccctagtttctcttctgtagttatctgttcccacctgcaacattcttttcccaccaaaatcttcctgttattgtgtaacaaggacagccaaagacagtgtattttgctttacttcagataagctgagagcgatgtgcatttttgtccagccagctggactatgtctatgagacccttttcagctagccagttatccacagatCTTTTCTCGAGTTCAGCATCGGTGGGGTAGttgggctaactggaggaattacaggtattgaagtagtaggcaggttcattttAACTCGCTTTAccaggt contains:
- the LOC119140868 gene encoding uncharacterized protein LOC119140868, producing the protein MANHPLSFLVCNVATSPFALILQWQKKKGENTAIVSDWLFLPLQPRHHILSCPEAVAALVRKGRDGIVEIDGTEPADISIPVRDDDYEWLLRHSTAIQEALMGYTDVVHNNRPKGPLWKMLEHYQWIARPLRSKRPAEGPTVFTGAGQKMKKAACVWQSDNQWQKHMITGEPRDNLQTLELKAVVERANRTLKDYLQRQKVSQDIDVTKRLTKVFFALNYLSLTEDREGPPAVIHHQTA